CTTGTTCTCAAGCTGGTTCGAAGTCACGAATCCGACATATAACTCTCCCTCGACAACCACCAGAATCTCAGTGGCACGAGGGTGCGTGTGAGGTGGGTTCAGACCATAAGGAGCATAGTCGATGCGAGCAAGAGATATTCCTAACGTATTAAGCCCCGGGATTTGGTCCACATTCACGGCCGTGACCTTCGACCCGAGCGGGTTTGACGTGTTCCCAGGCTTCTGGAGGCCCGAGTAGAAGAAATCTTCTGCTCTGGCAAGGTTCGGGTCCTTGCAGAACTTTCCATTCACAAAGACTGCAGATTTTGGGTCTTTGATTGCTACACAGATGTCCTGAAGTGGGCTTGGGTCGGATGCGAAGCAAAGAGAGGAAGCAAAAGCCAAGAGGGAGAATATCAGCACGAGCTTCATCATTGCTGATGGCGAACTACAACTTGGATTCTTCGAGTTGTTATTTGCTTGTGTTGAGGAGTGAGATCTTCGTAAGAAGAAGAGATCTATTTATAGATAATAACAATCATTGACTTTGtccaaataattaaattaaattaaatgttaGCAGGTAGAGGTCGCAAGGTCTTCATTGGgtaaattatatgtttttctttttaaattaaagGGAGAACTCGTCCACGACCAGCCAAAGACATCTTCTAAGTCTATCTATTCTTAAATATTCGTCATTTGTCCGTGTCAAATTTTGCCGGGAAGATTTCTGTAAGTTGGAGAAAATTGAATGGAACCACTTCCACGTTGAGCAGAAGGCCATAGACTGATTAAGTTGATTTAACTTTCGAGAGGGACATTTGTTCCACGGGCAGTTTGATATTTACTTGGAAGATGAACTATCTGCAAGCACGAATGAGATATCGGTTGGATCATGAGCCTACATTCGGATATTGTATAACTGCTGTCCGCTCAGACGACATAATGAAGGCATCCAATTGGCTCGATAAAGGCTGCTTGAGCCATAGGAAACAACACACTTGAATTTCCAGAAAGGTACAAATTATTTTGTGCTTCTACTGACCGTTGCTGCAATTTCCTCGAGAACAGCCCAATGATTTTGTGTCGACTGATTAGTGATCTCACATTTCTGTTTTGGTTGCATAAAGAAGCAGCTGATATTGTCTTTTTCATGTGGATTTCCAGGCAGATGCTCGGAGAATATTAGTGAAGAAGCTCATTGATCTCAGTTATGGGGGAGGCCGAAACATGTCAGCTCAATAGCGAAGTCTGATCTTCTCGTAGAGAGATTCAATTTCTCGATGCCGGTGGTCGAAATGGCACGTTCAGTTTACTGCATAGAAACACAGCTACTGCAGTGctaattttaattgatacCACATGCGCCACGACTTGTACCTGCCGACGCGACGGAAGGTTTTTTCCGTTGTTCTTCGACGGatcatgtataaatatataattaattgtgGGACAAATACAGATATGTACGCCCTGCTTAAAAAGGATTTTTGGCGCCTTAGGGGACAATAATGATTCATGAAGGAGAGAAAATTCTCCTCTTCCCTTTTCTCCTCAATGTTATTTGtcagtcctttttttttcccttaaaattTTCTGCAATTGGAAATTTCGACATTCATTATGTACTTTCACAATATCATCCGGACGTGTTTAGTATTTCATTTGAACTTTCCAATAGATATCGTATTCGTTTGACTGAGGTAGAGTTTAACATCATAGTTTAGCTCAACACTTTGCTCGTTTAACATCGTCAATATGGAGAAGTgctgaaataaaattgctgaaaaataagtgttgatttcataataaattaaagtgTTTAGAGGaaactaatttaaaattgctgaaagtaaaataaaaaatatattaatatttgaaatagaaTAAGCATAAGCAAATTTCATAAGCAGTTATTAACCTACTCGAGGAAATCACGTTTGCAATCGCAATTTCGACTCAAATCATGGTTTCAAAAACTCTCACCAAATACCAAATACCAAATACCAAATCTGCTTAAAATTctctaaaaaaattgattatgaaACCTCCCACCACACTTCCAAACGAACTCTTAACTAGGATGACttgagattttattttatatgttgTCTTATGCCAAAAATAGTAACCAATCAAATTCGAAATCCACTTTCTTTGGGACAACTTCAATTAATCAGAGCTAGAGAAGTGGGTCAGTAGGCCAAGGAATATAGTTGAATTGATTAAGATCACCACAAATATGTATGGTTAGTTGGTAATCGTATTTAGCCTCTCATGTCAAGTAATTTGCCTCATTTTTATTATCATCGTCCACCGCACAGTGGTCCCACGACCACCGTATTCCGTGTGGTTCGAATTTGGCATATGCTGACTTCTGCTAAGTTGTTACATCTGCACTCATCTATCAGAGCAAAGGTGATAGGATTCTGTAGACTTAGGGTGCCTGATCCCCGTTCTTTTTATTAGTTGCGGTCCCAAGACGGGATATATCATATAATTGTGTCTATTAAATGCTTGATTAACTAGTGTTTTGCTTAGGAAAAATTTGCAATGGGACCCAAGCGTGCGGGTCGGGGTCGACATAGGTACCGTGCAGTTGAGGGTTTAGCTGATCCGAATGCACCACAGCCTATGACAGAAGATcaagtgtctcaagctcctcaagaagctgctgcagctcCCATCGAACAAGACCCGCCAATCCATCAAACACTAGCAGCGATGACTCGCCTCGTTGAGCAGCAAGCGCAGTTAATTGAGCAACAAACGGCTTTCTTTCAGAGGCAAGCAGCACAGCCGAGTGCATCCACATCTCAGATAGAGCTACAATTGACGCCATACGAAAGgtttaggaaatatggtccaCCTAATTTTTCGGGAAGTGCTGATCCCATAGAAGCAGAGAATTGGATAGTTGGAATGGAGAGGATTTTCTcaatcatggaggtttcagacaCCCAACGTGTGGCACTTGCGTCATTTATGCTGGAAGGGGATGCTCAGTACTGGTGGGAAGCTACTCAGAGACGACTGGATCCGAACTCATTACACGTTATCACTTGGGTGGAGTTTACAcaagcattttataacaagtactttccagcctcTTTTCGGCGTACCAAGGAGCGGGAATTTCtgaatttgaagcaagggGAACTCAGCGTAGCTGAATACGAATTAAAATTTACCAAGTTGTCACGTTTCGCCCCTACATTGGTAGGTGAtgaaacttccaaatgcagtaggttcttggatggattgaacctcaaCATTAGGTCACGTCTTTCAGTTCtggagatcccattatttTCTGACCTATATAATAAAGCTATCATCGCTGAAgaggacttacgagaggaaGTTTCTCAGAGGGAACAAAGCAGAACTCGGCCTAGTAGCTCAGTTGTAGCGGGTTTCTATcgacccccaaaaagaggcgggTTTACTCAGAGTTTCAATAAAGGGAAATCAACCTATCAGCAGGGTCCGAAATGGTCTCACCAAGATCAAGGCATAACAAGTCAGAGTGAACGAAGTTATGGAGGAGCCAATCCTTCGAGACGTCAGAATTGTCAGAACTGTGGTCGAATTCATTCTGGCGTTTGCCAAATACAATCTGGAGGTTGTTTTCATTGTGGACGTCGTGATCACTTGAGAAACAATTGCCCGCAATTAAAAAGTGAAAAGGTTACTTGCTTTagatgtggcatgaagggacatATGCAGAGGGACTGTAGGCAGCCTACAATATCAGCATCTAGTAGTGCTAATGTGGGCAACAGGCCATTGACGATGAGAGGCCATGGACAGGTGAGCAGTAATAAGAGTTTTCAAAGCCGAGGGGGTGGATCAATGGTGAGCTCAGCAGGCCAGGCCAATAGACCAATAACGCAGGGTAGAGTGTTCACCTTAACGAAGCGAGATGCCGATGCTACTCCTACTGTAGTAACGGgtacgttaaatctctttaataagCCCGCACATGTACTTATAGACCCAGGTtccactcattcatatatttcattatcatATGCTATGCATTCTAATAGACCACAAGAGTCATTAGATAGTTGTATGTCTATAGCTACACCGACCGGGGAGAGCGTAGTGGTTGGGGAAGTGTATCGGAGTTGTATGCTACAATTAGGGGATAAGGAGATGTTAGTAGATCTAATACCCTTAAGtatttgggattttgatgttatcctcgggatggattggcttgcCTCTCACCATGCTTCTGTGGAGTGTTACAAGAAAGAGGTTATCTTCAGAATACCGGACGAGCCCGAATTTAAGTttcatggagatcagttgAGTGTTCCATTTAAGTTCATATCATTCCTCAAGGCAAGTAAGCTACTGGAAAAGGGGTGTGAAGCATACTTGGCATATGTAGTTGCTACTGAAGTTGACTCACGGAAGCTTAGTGAAATTCCAGTGGTTTGCAAGTTTCCAGATGTTTTTCCGAATGAGTTACCTGGTCTTCCTCCTGATAGAGAGATTGAATTTACTATTGAGTTAGAGCCCGGTACAGCCCCTATCTCTCGTGCACCGTATCGTATGGCCCCGTCAGAACTCAAGGAATTGAAAGTCCAGCTgcaagaattattagaaaatggATTTAT
The sequence above is drawn from the Punica granatum isolate Tunisia-2019 chromosome 5, ASM765513v2, whole genome shotgun sequence genome and encodes:
- the LOC116207315 gene encoding germin-like protein subfamily 1 member 14; the protein is MMKLVLIFSLLAFASSLCFASDPSPLQDICVAIKDPKSAVFVNGKFCKDPNLARAEDFFYSGLQKPGNTSNPLGSKVTAVNVDQIPGLNTLGISLARIDYAPYGLNPPHTHPRATEILVVVEGELYVGFVTSNQLENKLFTKYLKKGDVFVFPEGLIHFQLNIGKTNAVAFAGLSSQNPGVITIANSLFGSNPPINYNVLTKAFQVDKKVVDKLQAQFWWDNN